In Methanococcoides sp. LMO-2, the genomic stretch ACCATGTCCCCACAGGCTGCACTGCCTTCAAGACCCTTTCCGTCAGGGTCCTCCATCTTACCCACGTTATGCGGGTTTCTGAAATGCTCAAGTACCTCTTTACTATATGGAAATGTCATAAAACCACTCACCTCTTCCTCTTTATTGGTTTAATCGTCTGCTGACAGCGGGCTGATAGCCCTGAGATTTTCAACAACTTCCTTCAATGCATCAATGATGGCATCTGCATCTTCCATGGTGTTGAACCTTCCGAAACTGAAGCGCAATGAACCATGGGCCCGCTCGTGATCGCCGCCGATACCAAGGATCACGTGACTTGCCTCAAGGGAACGACTGAAACATGCTGATCCGGTGCTCACGGCAAATCCCATCATATCCAGATGTAATGTGATGGATTCACCTTCGACATAATGGAAGGTCAGGTTAGCGTTCTGTGGCAACCTGCTGGTAGCACTGCCATTAAGAGTGACATGTGAGATCTCGGACTGTACTCTTTCAATAATGCGATCCCTCATGGCTTTGAGCTGTTCGTTCTCCTCAGGAGTAACCAGCTCAACGGCCGTTGCAAAACCCACGGCACCCGGGATATTCTCAATACCCGCACGCAGGTCGAACTCTTGGAAGCCACCATCCATCCACTTGTTGATAGGGGTGCCTTCTCTAATATACAGTGCACCAACACCACGCGGGCCATGGATAGTATGGGCTGAGACCGTCACAAGGTCAACAGAGACCTGGCTTACATCGAGTGGAAGCCTTGTAAAACTATGAGTAGCATCAGTATGAAGCAATACACCCTTTTCCTTACAGATGTCTGCTATTGCCTTGATGTCCTGTACAGTACCTATCTCCTGGTTTGCATACTGGATGGATACCAGTGCTGTCTGCGGGGTGATAGCAGCCTTGAGCATCTCAAGGTCAAGGACACCTTCACTGTCAACATCTATGAAATCGACCTTGTAGCCCTGTTTCTCAAGCATCTTTGCAGTGTTCAACACATCAAAGTCTTCCAGACGGGATACGATGAGATGATCATCCTTCTTGCCCTTCAATGCAGAAAGGACTCCTTTTATGGCCATATTGCTCGATTCGGTGCTTCCCGAAGTGAACACGATCTCATTGGCATCCGCCCCAAGAGCCGATGCAATTACCTTCCTTGATCTTTCAAGACCTTCCTTGGATTCAATTCCCATGGAATAACCAAACTCGGAAGTAGCAACTGCATAAGTATCAAAAAAATACGGTTTCATTGCCTCAAGCACCCTTTCATCCAGGCGGGTACTGGCAGCATTGTCAAGATATACTGTCTTATCGAACATCTGGCAAACACCTCTTTGATCAAATAAATTCTAATGTCGGACATACTCTGCCGAAATACAACAGATGGCTGAAATAAAACAGCCATAGCAGAGAGTAAATGATATACAGAGATTATATTGGCAACTGTATAAAGCGTTAACCATTTACTGTTAAGTTAATACCGGAGAGGAAGGGTAAGATATTGGAAACGAATCATTTAACTGGTGGGAAGGGATAGAGAAGAATAAGCAGTAATTACTGCTTATGCATAAGGTATCATCTGGACCTTACGATCTCTTCGGCTATCTTTGCAGCTTTTACACCGGACTCCAACATTCCACCAAATGTAGGACCCATTCTGGAAAGACCAAAGCATGTAGCTGCAGCCATTCCCGTAACTACGAGTCCCGGGTAAAGCTCTGACGTGTTGTTTACCACAGCATCCTCGGAATTATCAACATCCATTCCTAAGAAGCCTTTAAGGTCCACAAGACCACGGTCTGCCAGGGAGTTAGCTACAACTGCATCATGACCTGTCGCATCAATAACGCATTTTGTCTCAATGGCCACCGGATCAACACAGGTGATAGCACGTGGAAGGGCTGATACTGGCGTCCAGTTCGTAACAGCACCGCAAACACGACCGTCCCTGAGGACCACATCATCGAACTTGTTCATGTTAAGCATGAAAGCACCTGCATCACAGGCAGCTGAGATCAGCTTGGAACACGCAGAAGGAGCATCTGCAACATAGAGACCTTCCTTTATGTCCGGAACTTCCTTGTAAGGAACCCCTAGCTGGTCAAATATTTTCTGGGCAGGTGCCCTGACTGTGACCTTGTTCATCAGGTACCCACCTAGCCAAAAACCGCCACCAAAGTAATTGTTGCTCTCAAGTACAACGGTCTTTAAACCACTGGAAGCAAGATCACGTGCTGCTACAAGACCACTTGGACCGCCGCCAACAATGATCACATCACTTTCAATGTGATTAAGGAAATCTCCAAGGAATTCTTCAACTATCGAACGAGTAATATCTTTTTCAGTTGCTTGTGCGAATTGATTCATTTCTTCACCTGTTTTATAGGATGATAGGGAAGTGCAGGAGATGCAAAGCAGAAAAGTAAAAGGATTCAGCCCTACACCTAATTCCAAAGGCCGGAGTGAGAATCGAACTCACATACTCCGATCTGCAGTCGGACGCATAACCACTCTGCCATCCAGCCAATTGGCGATAATTCACTATTGTGAATCACAATCGTGAATATATGACGATACTATTTATAGATTATGTTGTGAGCAAAATAAGGGAAATTCAACAAATGAAGTTTTAAACAAATCTAATTAGACATATACGGAATAGAAGATTAATTGTTTGGCATAAGAATAATATCTGAATATTGCTAAATAATAACCTATCGATATTTCAAAAATTTTAAGCATATACAGCGATACTACTGATATCTTTTTATGGAATATACAAATTAATATAATTAGCTAAGTTATACTTTAACAATTATTAAATTGATCCGCCGTAAACAGGAAGTTCTAAGAAGGAGTTTGCTGAATGAATCTAAAAGATATCACATTGAGAAAAAGACTCACAATGTATATTGTTATTGGAACATTCCTTGTTTTCATTGCATCAACTTCAGTTATAATCTCAACCACAACATCACAACATGAAGAACTTGCATATCAACAATCCATAGAAATAGCAAGAAAGCATGCAAATGAGTTCAATGCAGATCAGGTAAAATATCATACCGCGTCAAAGATCATCGCAGACATGATTTCTGATAGCCTTATATGTGACCGAAACGAAGCAAACATGATTCTAAGAGAGATTCTTACAAAGAATCCAGAGATCGTGGGCACATACGTTTGTTTTGAACCTGATGCATACGATGGCGAAGATATAAAATATGCAAACACCTATGGCCATGATTCTACAGGGAGATTCATACCATACTGGAACAAGCTGGATGGAAATATAACCCTTGATCCTTTACACGACTATGAGGAACTTGACTACTACAGATTACCAAAAGAAACGGGAGAGTATGTACTCACCGAGCCATATTGGTATGAAGATAAGATCATTATAAGTCATTCAACACCGATCTTCAATGAGGATGAGTTCATTGGGATAGGTGGTGTTGATGTTACACTTAATGGAATGGACAGCGTTGTAAGTAACGTAACCGCCTTTAATGCAGGATATGCCATATTGAGCAGTAACCAGGGCGTTATTCTTTCGCACCCTACTAAAAAAGAATGGATAGGTGAGAAGACACTCTATGAATTCAATGATGACATCGCTAAAATGGCACTTGATATCAAAGAAGGAAAAAGCGGTCACATTGAAACTATCGATCCGGTTACAGGAAAAGAAGTTGTTGCATTCTACGAACCTACAAAAGAAGGAAATTATTCATTCATACTCGTGGTTCCGGAAGAAGACATGCTCGAAGGTGTTGTGAACCTGAGGAACGAACTTATCTCAATATCAGTAATAGCAATATTGTTCATGGGACTGGTTGCATTCTTCACGGCAAACTCTCTGAGCAAAAACATAGGCAATATTCTTGATGATTTCGAAGACATCTCTGAATCCGCCCTGAAAGGTAATTTTGATGCAAGAGCGAAAACTGAAACCGATGTTGATTTCAAGCAATTTACGAAAAGATTGAATCAGCTGCTTGACAATCTTCAGAGTTCAAATGAACTGAACGAACAGATGATATACGTCATCGACCACAGTCCGGTGACCGTCTTCAAATGGAAGAATGAAAAGGGCTGGCCTGTTGAGGTCGTATCAGGTAACATAAAGCAATTTGGATATGTTGCTAATGATTTCATCTCAAAGGAAATCGATTATGCAGATATAATTCATCCAGATGATGTAAAGAGAGTAGAAGAAACGCTTTCAAAGAGACTTGAAGAAGGCATACCACATTTTACCAGTCAATATCGCATAATAACAAAAAACGGAGAGCACCGTTGGGTTGAAGAACAAACACTTTTGCAGGTCGACAAGAAGACGAACATGAAGTACCTGCTGGGAATTATCGTTGATATCACAGATAGAAAGATCGCACAGGATCAGATAATTAAAGCTAAAATGGCTGCAGAAGCTGCTAATCAGACAAAAAGCGAATTCCTGGCAAATATGAGCCATGAGCTGCGAACGCCACTCAATTCAATAATCGGTTTTTCAGACATATTGATCGAGAATATTCCAGGCCCAACCAACGAAAAACAACTAAAGTACATTACTAACATAAAGAACAGCGGAGAACATCTATTAGACCTGATCAATGGAATTCTTGACCTTTCTAAGGTCGAAGCTGGAAAAATGGAAGTCCTATATGAAGAATTCAACTTCAAAGAAGTGACCGATGAAGTAGTAATGATAATAAAACCACTTGCATTGAAGAAAAATATCGGATTGCAAGTCAATATTGAACCTTGCCTATCAACAATAAATGCAGACAGGACAAAACTCAAACAGATACTTTACAATCTTCTTAGCAATGCGATCAAGTTCACATCTGAAAAAGGAGAAATTCGACTGTTAGCAACAATATCCTACGACATTCTTAGAGTAGATGTTATAGACAACGGAATTGGAATTGATCCTAGAGATATTGAGAAATTATTCCAGCCTTTCAGTCAGATCGATTCAGATAGTTCCAGAAATTACCAGGGAACCGGACTCGGATTGGCCCTTGTGAAGAATTTTGTCGAATTGCATGGCGGAAGTGTCAACATCGACAGCAAGAAAGGATCAGGAAGTACATTCTCATTTAAAATACCTTCCAAAGGAATGAAGGATCATGAATAAGTGAGAAATTAAGAATGGGTCATAAAGACAAAAAAGGAATAGTGAATTCCGAATATCTCCGGTTAAAAGACCATCACTCATCTGCAGGGCAGGCGCCCTCACCTCTTCTTAAGTACCTGCAGATCTCACAGATCTTTGCAGCCACATTGTCCACCTTGCCTTCCTGTATCTCAAGAGCGAGATTTGCTATCGACTCTTTCACATCGTCATCGAACTCTATGCGGTAACCTCGTTTTTTCGTCAGGTACTGGGATACGGCAGATGGGGCCATGCCAAACATCTTTGCAACTTCCTTCTGTGAGATCCCGTTCTTTACAAGTTCCATTGCAAGAGCCGCACGGATCGCAGGAAGAATATCCCACACAACTGCCTGACAGGGAGTTTCCAGATTCATGATATCACTAACAGAATTGTAGCCATTACAGTTTCGAATGGCATTTATAGGATATACCTTCGTAACATATATAGGTATTCACTATTGTGAAATTCTAAAGAATAGATTATATAAATAAAAGATGTATGTAATGGTAGGCACTCTTAGACGTATTCGTATTGTCTGCAACATAGGTATAAGAGTTAAATAAAATATGATATTATATATTGTCTATTGATAAATAAAAATTAGAATTCAATAATCACAATGATTAGTTATTAAAGAGGGGTCTCATGTTCAGGAAAGCTTTGATCATATTACTTATGGTATTTTGTGTGTTCTCACTTACGGCATCTGCATACACACTTGATGATATCGAATGGAAATCGACAGAAACAGCCACACTTCACTGGGGACATAGCTTCGAGAACGGGGAAGCAAAAGATGACTCTTATGACACATATGTTATCAAAGCAGAAGATTTTTCAGTTGATGGATTTGTTTCCCTGTCCCTATCAAAAGATGGGCAGATCAAAGATATTGCATCCCTTGGCATGGCTGACAGCTGGGAATACAGGGATGAAGAGAATGGTCAGGATGTAAAACTCTTTATCAAGGAAATTAAGACCAATGTTGACCAGTGGACAGGTAATATGGAAGACCCTACTGTGAAGGTCGAAGTATATAGAAGAGGTGTCCCTGAATTTGACATTAAGATCGAAACGGAACAAAATGAGTACGACCCAAGATCACCAAGCAATCCAAAAGAAGTTGTCACTACAATAACTGTCAAAAATAAAGGATATGCGGAAGCAGAAGATGTTGAGGTCATTGTTGATCCTGCAGGAATGGAGCTTGCCGATGGAGATCTCAAGACCAGAATAACAAGTTTAGCTAAAGATGAGACAGCTGAAGTAATTGAGGTCGAACTTGAAGTACCCCACCTCTGGGAAGAAACTGATCTTGATATTGAAGTAACTGTAAGAGCTAAAGACATCAACGGCGACATACACGAAGACATTGAGGATAAGGAAATAACCGTGATGCCAAAAGCTGAACTAATTGTTACAAAAACAATTACTGAGGAGATCTACATGGATGAGACCGCATATGTCTCGGTAGCTATCCGCAATTATGGCATTTACAGCATGAATTCTGTAACAATAAAAGACACTGTACTTTCCAGTATGGAGCTTAAAGACAGTGTAACACTTGAAAAAACGGTATCATTCAAGCCCGGGGAAACAATTGAAGTATTCTCCTATGCACTAAAGCCTATCAAGCCAGGAACATATACATCACCTGAAGTAGTTGCAACCTATGTCGCTTCTAACGGTAAAACATACACTTATGATTCTGAGGAACCAAAGATAGAGATTAACGGCCCATACGTAGTCCTATCACAGAGCGTGGACAAAACAAACGTACAACCTGGAACAGAAGTTAAGGTCACGGTTTCCACCAAGAACGAAGGTAATAGGGATGCAAGCACCAGAGTATCATCTACTGACTTCCCCGAAGGTACAACCTTTGTAAGCGGTGATACTTCTTTTGACAAAGTACTTGGCAAAGGAGAATCCGGAAGCTATTCCTACGTCTTGAAGATGAACGACGAAGGAACGTTCAAACTGCCAGCAGCAACTGCAACATTCATTGATATGGAAAGCTACAAAGGAGAGAAGATCTCCAATATGCCTGAGATAACGGTCAAGATCCCGGAGCCTGAGCAAAGCGAATCTTCATCAAGTACAAGCAACCCATCCAGTGACAGCACCTCCCAGCCAGGAACAGAATCCAATGAAGAGGTTGTTGAACCAGGCTTTGAATCGATCTTTGCAATTGCCGCACTTGCTGGCGTTTACATCGCAATAAGAAGGAGAAGATAAACAGGTAATGCAAATGAGAATACACGTTTGCCTGATCGTATTATTTGCCATAGCAATATGTGCAAATACTGCCATTGCCGCCTCCGACGAGGATCCGGACTGGAACAAATCGGTCAACTACACCCTTTACTGGGGAGATAGTATAGAAGTGGATGGCTTCCTGATCAAGGCGAACGATTTCTCAAAGGCAAGAGCATTTGATGTCGAGACTGACTACGTAATGCTTACCATCGCCTCCGATGGATCAGATGAATGGAGTGCTCTTCTTGCGGTAAATAACTCCCAGATACCTGACAGTGGCATCTTCGGCGAAAGGATGAACATAACTGCTTTTGAGGTCGTGACAGGCAACGATATCCCTGCACCATATACAAAGATAGGAGTATCGACCCTGAACATTACAGAAGAAGAGACCGGCAGCTGGATCAACAACACGATCTCCGTTTCAAAGACGATATACAAAGATACCTATATCGATGAAAGGGTCTTTATCGCTGTTCAGGTCGAAAATCTCCGAAATCTTGAGTTCCGGAATGTCACAATAAACGAAACGTTACCTGAAAATGTTCTGGCTGACCCCGATATAGAAGTGGACCAGATCATAGATATCAGCCCATATTCAAAAAATACCATCCAGTACTCCGTCAAAGCCCTGAGACCGGGAAATTATACCATCCCACCTACGGAAATAGAACTTGAATATAGAGGAGTAAAATATCACCAGTATACAAATTCAACAAAACTGGTAGTATACGGCCCGGACATCATTGCTGAAAAAACGGCCACCGTTGATGAAAATGACCCACAGGTCCTTGATATCAGCATCAAAATTGAAAATAAGGGCAACAGGGCCGCTTATGTGAAAATTAAGGATGAGATGTTGACGGGCTGTGTCCTTAAAGAGGGAAAAACATCAACCGAATTGGTCATATTCCCGAACAAGGTCAAAAAGATGGAGTACTCGGTAACTAGCGAAGATCTCAGAGCTAATACAATAGTGCCTTCAGCAGAGATCTACTTCTCAGATTCAAAAGGATATTCTGATACATTCACAACGAAAAAATTCTATATACTTGAAGAAGAGGAAGAAGAGGTCCTGGAACCTGATGTAAATATTAATGAAGAAGTCCAGGAAACCGAAGAACCGGCTATTTCCGAAGAAGACATTGAATATCCGAAGTTCGGACCAATAAGGTCAGTCAGAGATATCATCGATAATACCATGAGGATTATCAATGAAGCACTTGAATACAAATAATCTTTTTTTTGAGCACTCAGAACGAAATCTATTTAGCTATTTCAATGGTTTGGACTACGGGAATGAAATATGAAAAAAGACCAGAGCTTTGAAAAAGCCAAGTTCGAGATAATTCTTTCAGGGCGATCAAATGTTGGAAAATCATCCATCATAAGAGAACTGACCGGCAAGAAAGTAAAGGTAGGAAAAAGACCCGGAGTTACCTTAAAACCTGCACACACCCTGCGATCAGACCTGCTGGTGACCGATCTGCCCGGATTCGGTTTCATGAGTGGTGTAAAGGACCGCAAGCAGGATATTGTAAAAGACCAGATCGTGCGCTATATCGAGAACAATGCAGACAGGATCAAGGTCGCAGTCCTTGTAACTGATGCTGTATCATTCGTTGACGTGGTTGAACGCTGGGAGAGCCGCAATGAGATCCCTATTGACATCGAGATGTTCGATTTTTTCAATGAGCTTGGATTTGACACCATCATTGCCATAAATAAAATGGACAGGATAAAAGATTCCGAGCGCGAAGAAAGGCTCGATGCTATCGTTGAAAAGCTTGGACTGACCCCTCCATGGAACCAGTGGAATTACATAGTCGCACCCACCAGTGCAAAAAAGGGAGATATCAAATCACTCAAGGGTCTATTGAGAAAGCGCCTTCATGATGAAAAAAGGGATGACCTTTTTAAGTATATTTGAAAGCAATCGAAGCTAAATCCGGAAAACTTCGGGATCAAAAAACAAAGTGATCGGATGTTGAAATTCAGAAGAGGTTGAAGTAAGAAAAATCGATTGATTAATTGATTGATCTATGGAACGAGCGATGAATGAAAACTCATTAATTCCTTCATTCATCCAGCCATTCATCCATTCGTTCTATCACCTTACGTGAAAATCAGCACCTATCTCCTGTGCAATCTCTTCACATTTTTTAATGTCAATATCATTAAAGCCCACAACGGTCATACGTGTCTGGATTCCTGCTGCGATAGCGTTCCTTGTGAAATCCAGCATTGCATCATATGAACCCTCAAAAGCAGGCCTGCATATCTCATTGTACTTGCTTTCGGATTCGGCATTCAGGCTTACGGATACTTCATCAAGGCCGGCTTCTTTCAGTTCTGCCACAACATCCCTTTCAGGATAAAGTAACTGCGCATGCCCGTTCGTATCAAGCCTCGTCCTGACACCCCTTTCCCTGAGCCAGTGAGTGATCTTAAGAAGAACATCAAAACGGAGTGTTGCCTCCCCAAAA encodes the following:
- a CDS encoding transcriptional regulator, encoding MNLETPCQAVVWDILPAIRAALAMELVKNGISQKEVAKMFGMAPSAVSQYLTKKRGYRIEFDDDVKESIANLALEIQEGKVDNVAAKICEICRYLRRGEGACPADE
- a CDS encoding TatD family nuclease-associated radical SAM protein is translated as MTEDKFNGELEDVGTLCYEGHDNLYLNITNRCSASCVFCIRDVSDGVYGYDLRLKKEPSLEDMLEKLSTLDLGKYREVVFTGFGEATLRFDVLLKITHWLRERGVRTRLDTNGHAQLLYPERDVVAELKEAGLDEVSVSLNAESESKYNEICRPAFEGSYDAMLDFTRNAIAAGIQTRMTVVGFNDIDIKKCEEIAQEIGADFHVR
- a CDS encoding sulfide-dependent adenosine diphosphate thiazole synthase, whose protein sequence is MNQFAQATEKDITRSIVEEFLGDFLNHIESDVIIVGGGPSGLVAARDLASSGLKTVVLESNNYFGGGFWLGGYLMNKVTVRAPAQKIFDQLGVPYKEVPDIKEGLYVADAPSACSKLISAACDAGAFMLNMNKFDDVVLRDGRVCGAVTNWTPVSALPRAITCVDPVAIETKCVIDATGHDAVVANSLADRGLVDLKGFLGMDVDNSEDAVVNNTSELYPGLVVTGMAAATCFGLSRMGPTFGGMLESGVKAAKIAEEIVRSR
- a CDS encoding cysteine desulfurase family protein, with translation MFDKTVYLDNAASTRLDERVLEAMKPYFFDTYAVATSEFGYSMGIESKEGLERSRKVIASALGADANEIVFTSGSTESSNMAIKGVLSALKGKKDDHLIVSRLEDFDVLNTAKMLEKQGYKVDFIDVDSEGVLDLEMLKAAITPQTALVSIQYANQEIGTVQDIKAIADICKEKGVLLHTDATHSFTRLPLDVSQVSVDLVTVSAHTIHGPRGVGALYIREGTPINKWMDGGFQEFDLRAGIENIPGAVGFATAVELVTPEENEQLKAMRDRIIERVQSEISHVTLNGSATSRLPQNANLTFHYVEGESITLHLDMMGFAVSTGSACFSRSLEASHVILGIGGDHERAHGSLRFSFGRFNTMEDADAIIDALKEVVENLRAISPLSADD
- a CDS encoding BatD family protein, which codes for MFRKALIILLMVFCVFSLTASAYTLDDIEWKSTETATLHWGHSFENGEAKDDSYDTYVIKAEDFSVDGFVSLSLSKDGQIKDIASLGMADSWEYRDEENGQDVKLFIKEIKTNVDQWTGNMEDPTVKVEVYRRGVPEFDIKIETEQNEYDPRSPSNPKEVVTTITVKNKGYAEAEDVEVIVDPAGMELADGDLKTRITSLAKDETAEVIEVELEVPHLWEETDLDIEVTVRAKDINGDIHEDIEDKEITVMPKAELIVTKTITEEIYMDETAYVSVAIRNYGIYSMNSVTIKDTVLSSMELKDSVTLEKTVSFKPGETIEVFSYALKPIKPGTYTSPEVVATYVASNGKTYTYDSEEPKIEINGPYVVLSQSVDKTNVQPGTEVKVTVSTKNEGNRDASTRVSSTDFPEGTTFVSGDTSFDKVLGKGESGSYSYVLKMNDEGTFKLPAATATFIDMESYKGEKISNMPEITVKIPEPEQSESSSSTSNPSSDSTSQPGTESNEEVVEPGFESIFAIAALAGVYIAIRRRR
- the engB gene encoding GTP-binding protein EngB, whose amino-acid sequence is MKKDQSFEKAKFEIILSGRSNVGKSSIIRELTGKKVKVGKRPGVTLKPAHTLRSDLLVTDLPGFGFMSGVKDRKQDIVKDQIVRYIENNADRIKVAVLVTDAVSFVDVVERWESRNEIPIDIEMFDFFNELGFDTIIAINKMDRIKDSEREERLDAIVEKLGLTPPWNQWNYIVAPTSAKKGDIKSLKGLLRKRLHDEKRDDLFKYI
- a CDS encoding ATP-binding protein, with protein sequence MNLKDITLRKRLTMYIVIGTFLVFIASTSVIISTTTSQHEELAYQQSIEIARKHANEFNADQVKYHTASKIIADMISDSLICDRNEANMILREILTKNPEIVGTYVCFEPDAYDGEDIKYANTYGHDSTGRFIPYWNKLDGNITLDPLHDYEELDYYRLPKETGEYVLTEPYWYEDKIIISHSTPIFNEDEFIGIGGVDVTLNGMDSVVSNVTAFNAGYAILSSNQGVILSHPTKKEWIGEKTLYEFNDDIAKMALDIKEGKSGHIETIDPVTGKEVVAFYEPTKEGNYSFILVVPEEDMLEGVVNLRNELISISVIAILFMGLVAFFTANSLSKNIGNILDDFEDISESALKGNFDARAKTETDVDFKQFTKRLNQLLDNLQSSNELNEQMIYVIDHSPVTVFKWKNEKGWPVEVVSGNIKQFGYVANDFISKEIDYADIIHPDDVKRVEETLSKRLEEGIPHFTSQYRIITKNGEHRWVEEQTLLQVDKKTNMKYLLGIIVDITDRKIAQDQIIKAKMAAEAANQTKSEFLANMSHELRTPLNSIIGFSDILIENIPGPTNEKQLKYITNIKNSGEHLLDLINGILDLSKVEAGKMEVLYEEFNFKEVTDEVVMIIKPLALKKNIGLQVNIEPCLSTINADRTKLKQILYNLLSNAIKFTSEKGEIRLLATISYDILRVDVIDNGIGIDPRDIEKLFQPFSQIDSDSSRNYQGTGLGLALVKNFVELHGGSVNIDSKKGSGSTFSFKIPSKGMKDHE